A genomic window from Triticum urartu cultivar G1812 chromosome 7, Tu2.1, whole genome shotgun sequence includes:
- the LOC125521930 gene encoding disease resistance protein RPM1-like gives MAEIVILLAIKKIGIALAKGAADQVSVQFAKYGTQLLELQASMGRIARELRVMHDVLCQMDIRNCNNQVYEGWLEEVQKVAHVMEDMVDEYLYLVGQEHDISFFFFLKKDFKKPRSLLSLKKIASKVKEIEKDLLHLSETKNRWVPMINNGDSSNSNYIIKRSQDLVNISRSLDDEDLVGMDKNREKLEEWLAGDDPERSVISVLGMGGLGKTALAANIYKKKRDKFQCHAWVSISQTYSAEDVLRKIIKELFKDNVSVLSSTMAMDIMSLAETLKKYLEQRKYLIILDDVWTPEAFDDLFRTIPHNDKGSRLIITTREGDVAALASQGHMLTLEALPEDKAWDLFCKKAFPRDTNHECPIELMPLSKEIASKCKGLPLAIASVGSLLRVHEKTVEEWKRINDQLSWEIINNSRFDHIRNVLHLSFIYLPTHLKSCFLYCSLFPEDYHFRRKQLLRLWIAEGFIEERGESTLEEVAEGYLKELIDRNMLQLVERNTFGRTKEFRMHDILRELAVDLCRKNCFGVTYEDKCGGHLQKIGRRLVLHKLKKDIQQPFSNMHQLRTVITLEDNMGSFTLLPLLCKESRCMTVLELNGLPMDKIPDAIGDLFNVRHLGLRDSKVKMLPESIEKLSNLLTLDLCRSDIHELPGGIMKLKKLRHLFAERVIDPNWREFRCRSGMCIPSGLGNLTNLQTLQALEVQDESLRHLGELRQLRSLRLWNVKGIYCGRISESLVQLQCLSYLDVNASDKNEVLLLNVCLPNLQKLYLKGRLAEGALDESPLFQYVEGQNFYELELYWSQLREDPLPSLSRLSNLTQLRFTRAYSGEQMTFLTGWFPKLKILFLRDLLNLNRLEIQQGALVSLEKLFLGNLSSMTEVPPGIEFLMPLQYLCFEEITKDFFTVLDQCSAIQGNWWYSFRD, from the coding sequence ATGGCAGAGATTGTGATTCTTCTAGCTATTAAAAAGATCggaattgccttggcaaagggaGCGGCAGACCAGGTCAGCGTGCAGTTTGCAAAGTATGGCACGCAGCTACTAGAGCTACAGGCCAGCATGGGCCGTATTGCCAGAGAGCTTCGCGTAATGCATGATGTACTCTGTCAAATGGACATTCGAAACTGCAACAATCAAGTATACGAGGGTTGGTTGGAGGAGGTACAAAAGGTAGCACATGTGATGGAGGACATGGTGGATGAGTACTTGTATCTAGTTGGTCAGGAACATGATATCAGTTTTTTCTTTTTCCTGAAGAAAGATTTCAAGAAGCCAAGATCTCTGCTTTCTTTGAAGAAGATAGCTTCCAAGGTGAAGGAAATAGAGAAAGACCTTTTACATCTATCTGAGACAAAAAACCGTTGGGTTCCCATGATAAATAATGGAGATAGTAGCAACTCAAATTACATTATCAAGAGATCCCAAGATCTAGTAAACATTTCACGCTCCCTTGATGATGAAGATCTGGTGGGGATGGATAAAAATAGAGAAAAACTCGAGGAGTGGTTAGCAGGTGATGACCCGGAACGCTCTGTGATATCTGTGCTCGGAATGGGAGGTCTTGGTAAAACTGCTTTAGCTGCAAATATATACAAGAAGAAGAGGGATAAATTCCAGTGCCACGCCTGGGTCTCCATCTCTCAAACTTATTCTGCGGAAGATGTCTTGAGGAAGATAATCAAGGAACTTTTTAAAGATAATGTCAGTGTTCTATCTAGCACTATGGCTATGGACATCATGAGCCTTGCAGAGACACTGAAGAAATATCTGGAGCAAAGGAAGTATTTGATCATACTGGATGATGTTTGGACTCCAGAAGCATTTGATGATTTGTTTAGGACAATTCCTCATAATGATAAGGGCAGTAGGCTGATAATCACAACACGGGAAGGCGATGTTGCTGCACTTGCCTCTCAAGGACATATGTTAACACTTGAAGCTTTACCAGAAGACAAGGCATGGGACCTCTTTTGTAAGAAAGCCTTTCCAAGAGATACAAATCATGAATGTCCTATTGAGTTGATGCCATTGTCCAAGGAAATAGCTAGCAAGTGCAAAGGCTTGCCTCTTGCTATTGCCTCTGTTGGTAGCCTCTTGCGCGTGCATGAGAAAACCGTGGAAGAATGGAAAAGAATAAATGACCAACTGAGCTGGGAGATAATTAATAATTCAAGATTCGACCACATAAGGAATGTTTTGCATCTAAGCTTCATATACCTTCCAACACACTTGAAAAGTTGTTTCTTGTACTGCAGTCTATTTCCAGAAGACTACCATTTCAGAAGGAAACAACTTTTACGGTTATGGATAGCAGAGGGGTTCATCGAGGAGAGGGGGGAAAGCACATTAGAAGAAGTGGCAGAAGGCTATCTGAAGGAGTTGATTGACAGAAACATGCTACAACTAGTTGAGAGGAACACATTTGGTAGGACGAAGGAATTCAGAATGCACGATATCTTACGTGAATTAGCAGTGGACTTGTGCCGGAAGAACTGTTTTGGTGTTACGTATGAGGATAAATGTGGGGGGCATCTTCAGAAGATTGGGCGTCGATTGGTACTACACAAACTAAAGAAGGATATTCAGCAACCATTTTCCAACATGCACCAGCTTCGAACTGTCATCACACTGGAGGATAACATGGGGTCATTCACTCTACTACCTCTGCTATGTAAGGAGTCAAGATGTATGACGGTGCTAGAATTAAATGGTCTACCCATGGATAAGATTCCTGATGCTATTGGAGATCTTTTTAATGTCCGCCATTTGGGTTTGCGTGATTCAAAGGTGAAGATGCTCCCGGAGTCTATTGAGAAGCTTTCAAATTTGTTGACACTGGACCTTTGTAGATCTGACATACATGAGTTGCCAGGTGGGATTATGAAACTGAAGAAGCTCAGGCACTTATTTGCTGAGAGAGTAATTGATCCAAACTGGAGAGAGTTCAGATGTCGCAGTGGTATGTGTATCCCTAGTGGGCTTGGAAATCTAACAAACTTGCAGACACTACAAGCATTGGAAGTACAGGATGAGTCTCTTAGACATTTAGGGGAGCTGAGACAACTGAGAAGCTTGAGATTATGGAATGTGAAAGGAATCTACTGTGGACGCATCAGTGAGTCTCTAGTTCAGCTGCAGTGTTTGTCCTACCTAGATGTGAATGCAAGTGATAAGAACGAAGTTCTCTTGTTGAATGTCTGCCTGCCAAACCTGCAAAAGCTATATTTGAAAGGACGACTAGCGGAAGGGGCGTTGGACGAGTCTCCTCTCTTCCAATATGTGGAGGGGCAGAACTTTTATGAATTGGAGCTATATTGGTCACAGCTGAGAGAAGACCCCCTGCCATCTCTTTCTCGGTTGTCAAATTTGACGCAGCTACGCTTCACCAGAGCATACAGTGGAGAGCAGATGACATTTCTCACGGGTTGGTTTCCCAAGCTAAAGATTCTTTTCCTAAGAGACCTGCTTAATTTGAATCGGCTGGAGATACAGCAAGGTGCCTTGGTGAGCCTGGAGAAACTATTTTTAGGCAACCTAAGCAGCATGACAGAGGTCCCACCTGGCATTGAGTTCCTCATGCCCCTCCAGTATCTATGCTTCGAAGAAATCACAAAGGACTTCTTTACTGTGCTGGACCAATGTTCTGCTATTCAAGGGAATTGGTGGTATAGTTTCCGAGATTGA